Proteins encoded together in one Panthera uncia isolate 11264 chromosome A2, Puncia_PCG_1.0, whole genome shotgun sequence window:
- the LSM4 gene encoding U6 snRNA-associated Sm-like protein LSm4 isoform X2 produces MLVELKNGETYNGHLVSCDNWMNINLREVICTSRDGDKFWRMPECYIRGSTIKYLRIPDEIIDMVKEEVVAKGRGRGGLQQQKQQKGRGMGGAGRGVFGGRGRGGIPGTGRGQPEKKPGRQAGKQ; encoded by the exons CTGGTGGAACTCAAAAATGGAGAGACGTACAATGGGCACCTGGTGAGCTGTGATAACTGGATGAACATTAACCTTCGAGAGGTGATCTGCACATCTAGG GATGGGGACAAGTTTTGGCGGATGCCCGAGTGCTACATCCGTGGCAGCACGATCAAGTACCTGCGCATACCTGATGAGATCATCGACATGGTCAAGGAGGAGGTGGTGGCCAAGGGCCGTGGCCGCGGTGGCctgcagcagcagaagcagcagaagGGTCGAGGCATGGGGGGTGCTGGGCGAG GTGTGTTTGGTGGCCGGGGCCGAGGTGGGATCCCAGGCACAGGCAGAGGTCAGCCGGAAAAGAAGCCGGGCAGACAGGCGGGCAAACAGTGA